In the genome of Desulfofarcimen acetoxidans DSM 771, one region contains:
- the cmr5 gene encoding type III-B CRISPR module-associated protein Cmr5: MSKTLEQERAADALQKVKEVRQERKDLLIEYSSYAKSLPATILANGLGQAAATLLAKAKDNKKDAHYILYTHLREWLCSDREVVPYNKGEDLMEAITSNDRNAYIRAQAEALAWLQWLKKFAAAYLHNPEGEK; the protein is encoded by the coding sequence ATGAGCAAAACACTTGAACAAGAACGGGCAGCGGATGCCCTGCAAAAAGTGAAAGAGGTGAGACAGGAACGTAAGGATTTGCTGATTGAATATTCCTCTTATGCCAAGAGTCTCCCAGCTACTATTTTGGCGAATGGCCTAGGCCAGGCCGCAGCAACCTTGTTGGCTAAAGCTAAGGACAATAAAAAAGACGCACATTATATTTTGTATACGCATTTAAGAGAATGGCTTTGCAGTGATAGAGAAGTAGTGCCTTATAACAAGGGAGAAGACTTAATGGAGGCCATTACCTCAAATGACCGCAATGCCTATATACGCGCCCAGGCCGAGGCATTGGCCTGGCTGCAGTGGCTTAAAAAATTTGCAGCAGCGTATTTGCACAATCCGGAAGGTGAAAAATAA
- the cmr1 gene encoding type III-B CRISPR module RAMP protein Cmr1, whose product MNNIRAVYQVVTPLFMGGANPVNSAELRPPSFKGVMRFWYRAVTLPKYKDWSEVKKKEQELFGSTDSQARFLIRLKPEGDVQICDPEYNLSGDGKSYLGYGLIKPGKNQKTVRAFIKQNARFSVTLTFRKLIDESDRKDLIMALQALGLFGGLGSRSRRGFGSACLESLELGKEEVWSAPLNTTGLRDRIEIFLNELGDLSEDLPEYTAFSRRSRVIVLPSDRDETDLFDKIGRELISYRSYGIGRDGIHMLPWNVPAEQIFSEDHDLVYDFYRGKELVKHPCRSVFGLPHNYRVSGCNVSVNAEKQERRASPLFIHLHLVGGKFAAVISVLPAVYLPEGEKIKISLKQKLQKIPVKVDYSVLYNFLERFPDRLEVRLG is encoded by the coding sequence ATGAATAATATAAGAGCTGTTTATCAAGTGGTAACGCCCCTTTTTATGGGGGGAGCAAATCCAGTAAATAGTGCAGAACTGCGTCCCCCTTCTTTTAAGGGAGTAATGCGTTTTTGGTACCGGGCAGTCACTCTTCCCAAATATAAAGACTGGTCAGAGGTAAAAAAGAAAGAGCAGGAACTCTTTGGCAGTACTGATAGCCAGGCCAGGTTTTTGATAAGATTGAAGCCGGAAGGGGATGTTCAAATCTGTGATCCGGAGTATAACCTGTCCGGAGATGGTAAGTCATATTTGGGCTATGGTTTAATAAAACCGGGAAAAAATCAGAAAACTGTTAGAGCTTTTATTAAACAGAATGCGCGCTTTTCAGTAACTCTTACCTTTCGTAAACTAATAGATGAGTCAGATCGTAAAGATTTGATAATGGCATTACAGGCGTTAGGATTGTTTGGCGGTTTGGGGTCTCGTTCCCGTCGAGGCTTTGGTTCTGCTTGCCTGGAATCCCTGGAGTTGGGTAAAGAGGAAGTCTGGTCTGCCCCCCTAAATACGACGGGATTGCGGGATAGGATAGAAATTTTTCTCAATGAATTAGGTGACCTATCAGAGGATTTACCTGAATATACAGCTTTTAGCCGACGAAGTCGGGTAATAGTTTTGCCATCGGACAGAGACGAAACAGACCTGTTTGATAAAATCGGAAGAGAACTGATTAGTTATCGTAGTTATGGAATAGGCAGGGATGGCATCCATATGTTGCCGTGGAATGTTCCGGCGGAGCAGATTTTCAGTGAGGATCATGATTTAGTATACGATTTTTACAGAGGGAAAGAACTGGTTAAGCACCCCTGCCGCTCAGTTTTTGGGTTGCCGCATAATTACCGGGTTTCCGGATGTAACGTAAGTGTCAATGCGGAAAAACAGGAGCGGCGGGCCAGTCCTTTATTTATTCACCTGCACCTGGTAGGTGGAAAATTTGCAGCCGTTATTAGTGTGTTGCCGGCTGTTTATCTTCCTGAAGGTGAAAAAATAAAAATTAGTCTAAAGCAAAAGCTTCAAAAGATACCTGTTAAGGTGGACTATTCTGTACTATACAATTTTTTGGAACGCTTTCCTGACAGGTTGGAGGTGAGGCTGGGATGA
- a CDS encoding YcjF family protein: MSKFEEVKEKLAREYAQLESSSCSEHESVDKIIMVTSALCAGIAVQPLPFADIAILTPLQAFMAMKIGKIKGFELSTWRSKEIIVELGGLTGMGFLAQQATISLYKLGLPFAGGFFTLPIAFAFTYAMGRVVSYYFDVRRAGEPLDRDIVCKIWNAALQEGKKLGKKR; this comes from the coding sequence ATGAGTAAATTTGAAGAAGTAAAAGAAAAATTAGCCCGTGAGTATGCTCAGCTGGAAAGCTCGTCGTGCAGCGAGCATGAGAGTGTAGATAAGATTATTATGGTTACTTCCGCCCTGTGCGCTGGTATTGCTGTTCAGCCCTTGCCCTTTGCCGATATTGCCATATTAACGCCGCTACAGGCTTTTATGGCCATGAAGATAGGCAAGATTAAGGGATTTGAACTGTCAACGTGGCGGTCAAAGGAGATTATTGTCGAATTGGGTGGCTTGACTGGGATGGGCTTTTTAGCACAGCAGGCCACCATAAGTCTTTACAAACTCGGCCTACCTTTTGCAGGTGGTTTTTTTACCCTACCCATAGCCTTTGCGTTTACCTATGCCATGGGAAGGGTAGTCAGCTATTATTTTGATGTGCGCCGGGCCGGAGAGCCTCTGGATAGAGATATTGTCTGCAAAATATGGAATGCAGCACTACAGGAGGGTAAAAAATTAGGCAAAAAGCGGTAA
- the csx2 gene encoding TIGR02221 family CRISPR-associated protein has product MCKLITFIGTGKYEETTYIFDTNKIYTRYFSVFSTAIIKPVEVLVVRTEEAANEHWGPLCQEFLENGFSEPVPIDVPEGKSTKELWEIFNTLIDKVDEQDSVVFDITHGFRSLSLVCFLSIAYLKFVKNVQIKGLYYGAYEARDKEKNITPVFDLTDFCSLLDWIVGVNSFIQHGSAREISSLLVMAQKKAKEKQGPARRELNSFGMLIEDISRALFTTRPFELVNKARNLKYYKEGTEQRNILERDVWEWAAPFGVLMDKIIEEYYAFAGVEDHYNPLNLERHLAAVRWYVEHNYAPQALSMMRELVISFTMCQKGEYGKAFDRGMRELTAGQLYRAKENSLSGKLWSKLSDPRNDVIHAGWRTNPRSSHKVMQETSECLALLEELFSEEGLIVCHEIPDSDGEASNLKVLITPLGMSPGLLYTAINHIEPDRILVLTSKEGRALLTEITTQAGYSGGIEVVEVKDPFAGFNELSEVIEKVMGYLEMLPPHKIYINLAGGTTLLQYITTRIAGLKVDNCEELVNVVMIDKRPVREQQENPYVMGDMLVVE; this is encoded by the coding sequence ATGTGTAAGTTAATTACTTTTATCGGAACAGGTAAATATGAGGAAACTACTTATATATTTGATACAAATAAAATATATACCCGCTATTTTTCCGTATTTTCCACAGCAATCATAAAACCTGTTGAAGTTCTGGTAGTTAGAACCGAGGAGGCAGCTAATGAGCACTGGGGTCCTCTTTGTCAGGAATTTTTAGAAAATGGTTTTTCTGAACCTGTTCCGATAGATGTACCGGAAGGAAAAAGTACAAAGGAACTCTGGGAGATATTCAATACATTAATAGATAAGGTCGATGAACAGGACAGTGTGGTATTTGATATAACTCACGGTTTTCGATCTCTTTCCCTGGTATGCTTCCTTAGTATCGCCTACCTAAAATTTGTTAAGAATGTGCAAATTAAGGGTCTCTATTATGGAGCATATGAAGCTAGGGATAAAGAAAAAAATATTACTCCGGTTTTTGATTTAACTGATTTTTGCTCACTGCTTGATTGGATTGTTGGTGTAAATTCTTTTATCCAGCACGGCAGTGCCCGGGAAATCAGCAGTCTCCTGGTAATGGCTCAAAAAAAAGCTAAGGAAAAGCAGGGCCCGGCGCGTCGGGAGCTAAATAGTTTTGGTATGTTAATTGAAGATATTTCCCGGGCTTTGTTTACCACCAGACCTTTTGAACTGGTCAACAAGGCTCGCAATTTAAAATATTATAAAGAGGGAACTGAGCAAAGAAATATTCTGGAACGTGATGTCTGGGAGTGGGCTGCTCCTTTTGGTGTCTTAATGGATAAAATCATAGAAGAGTATTATGCCTTTGCAGGGGTGGAAGATCATTATAACCCTCTCAATCTTGAAAGGCACCTGGCAGCGGTCCGCTGGTATGTTGAGCATAATTATGCTCCTCAAGCACTATCAATGATGAGAGAACTGGTAATATCATTTACTATGTGCCAGAAAGGAGAGTACGGGAAGGCTTTTGATCGGGGTATGCGTGAACTGACAGCAGGACAGCTGTACAGGGCTAAGGAAAATAGTCTCTCAGGAAAGCTGTGGTCTAAGCTGTCTGACCCACGCAATGATGTAATCCATGCTGGCTGGAGAACCAATCCCAGGTCATCCCATAAGGTAATGCAGGAAACCAGTGAATGTCTTGCATTATTGGAGGAATTATTCAGTGAAGAAGGGCTGATAGTTTGTCACGAGATACCTGATTCAGATGGAGAAGCTTCAAACTTAAAGGTTCTTATAACACCTTTGGGAATGTCTCCGGGACTTTTATATACCGCTATAAATCACATTGAGCCGGATCGTATTTTGGTACTCACGTCTAAAGAGGGTAGGGCATTGCTGACAGAGATAACAACTCAAGCAGGTTATAGCGGAGGAATAGAAGTGGTAGAAGTGAAAGATCCTTTTGCCGGATTCAATGAATTATCCGAAGTAATAGAAAAAGTTATGGGTTATTTGGAAATGCTGCCGCCACACAAAATTTACATAAACTTGGCCGGGGGTACTACTTTGCTGCAATATATAACAACCCGTATAGCCGGGCTTAAGGTAGATAATTGTGAGGAGTTAGTTAATGTAGTCATGATAGATAAAAGACCGGTTCGTGAACAGCAGGAAAACCCCTATGTTATGGGTGATATGTTAGTTGTTGAATAA
- a CDS encoding type III-B CRISPR module-associated Cmr3 family protein yields MTGRFWVFSALDSLFFGDGTPYNAGEGGQSRVGGCFPPFMSTLQGAVRTALAEGQGWTPKNPEKWPQELGTPEHLGNLKLMGPYLLEDGLILFPVPLLLMQKKDKDMKFSRLVPGEKVDCDLGYVCLPRLKEKLPGAKLMEKHWLTAEGLKAILAGGLPDKDDVFEQDKLWQEESRVGIERQQSTRTAAVGKIYSSMHVRLRDFEQTVSLGVYVDGIPEDWHDKVARVVRMGGEGRMASLDIKETGFELPPHPELKPRDGKVQFTVTLITPGWFDDLDRVIISGPVKSIPGELVTACIGKLKHVGGWDIKNCCPRPLKPVLPAGTTWFFEAAAAELVRVYSLHGQCIGNNNEKQKDNDKTAYGFGQIVIGRWGDEQ; encoded by the coding sequence ATGACGGGAAGGTTTTGGGTTTTCTCAGCTTTGGATAGTTTATTCTTTGGCGACGGAACCCCTTACAATGCGGGTGAGGGTGGTCAGTCAAGGGTAGGCGGCTGTTTTCCGCCGTTTATGAGTACCTTGCAGGGAGCAGTTCGTACCGCTCTGGCCGAGGGGCAAGGATGGACGCCAAAGAACCCTGAAAAATGGCCACAAGAGCTGGGTACTCCCGAGCACCTGGGAAATTTAAAATTAATGGGCCCTTATCTGTTAGAAGACGGGCTAATACTTTTTCCGGTACCGCTGTTATTAATGCAAAAAAAAGATAAAGATATGAAATTTAGCCGTTTGGTGCCGGGGGAAAAGGTTGATTGTGATCTGGGGTATGTATGTCTGCCGCGGCTTAAAGAGAAGCTTCCCGGAGCTAAATTAATGGAAAAACATTGGCTTACAGCGGAGGGCTTAAAAGCTATTCTTGCAGGCGGACTGCCGGATAAAGACGATGTTTTTGAACAGGACAAACTATGGCAGGAGGAAAGCCGGGTAGGTATAGAGCGGCAGCAAAGCACGCGTACTGCAGCGGTTGGTAAAATTTATTCTTCCATGCATGTACGGCTAAGAGATTTTGAGCAGACGGTCAGCCTGGGAGTTTATGTGGATGGAATACCGGAGGACTGGCACGATAAGGTTGCCAGGGTCGTACGGATGGGTGGTGAGGGTAGAATGGCCAGCCTGGATATCAAAGAAACCGGGTTCGAACTACCCCCGCATCCGGAATTAAAGCCGAGGGACGGCAAGGTGCAGTTTACTGTTACTCTAATTACGCCGGGTTGGTTTGATGATTTAGATAGAGTTATAATAAGCGGTCCTGTGAAAAGCATTCCAGGAGAATTAGTTACTGCCTGTATCGGGAAACTAAAGCATGTAGGTGGTTGGGACATTAAAAATTGCTGTCCCCGACCCTTAAAACCGGTGCTTCCGGCAGGTACTACCTGGTTTTTTGAAGCAGCGGCAGCTGAGTTGGTACGGGTATACTCACTGCACGGGCAATGTATCGGTAACAATAATGAAAAACAAAAGGATAATGATAAAACTGCCTATGGCTTTGGACAAATCGTAATCGGGAGATGGGGGGATGAACAATGA
- the cas10 gene encoding type III-B CRISPR-associated protein Cas10/Cmr2 — protein sequence MSKKILHFTLGPVQSFVAQARRTRDLWAGSFILSYLAGQAMYLVHRAGGKIIFPAVYDNNGIINDPLLNVIADKNEGKPISKKPVAGTLPNRFKAEIPGEFKPVECRQAVISAWREIAGAVWNKYIEPVAIYGKGTKEIWERQVNNFWEVSWVVSDNAESDDLLDRRKNWRSYVQAEEPGDKCTIMGNLQELSGHTRSLNSKKQDEFWGELRKKVKALELRKDERLCAVTIIKRLFPFTAKTVLGWDVPTSYPSNSNISAVHWVEKVMQNDTEKVVNFLEYSRNCGLAPEGGKQSAQIYCLRQMQKEKPEIAAFAKLNGNLFFESTLQNDNLWDESIKEQRKHLTKLLKEFKQSPEPFYAVLIMDGDSLGNLLRINDSAEVSQALSRFNDMVPKILEQNNGVLVYAGGDDVLALLPLEDAIKTAVEISRAYSNSFSGRLANGEATISAGIVYAHNHAPLKSILQEAHRLLDEIAKEETGRSSLAVSVWKTAGRVLQWSAPWEVITSGDSCLVDELVEDFRGKSSYEDQYNSSFFYNLRKRFDWLSGDNNILTFEEAVDLLAAEYLKNRGRENIAEATAKSRVEKLLMFCRRFLRGPDGVQSLNKLNVDGALLVRFLAEKGVVE from the coding sequence ATGAGTAAGAAAATTCTTCATTTTACACTCGGCCCGGTACAGAGTTTTGTCGCCCAGGCCCGGCGGACCCGCGATCTCTGGGCCGGCTCATTTATACTCTCATATCTGGCCGGACAGGCTATGTATTTAGTACACAGAGCCGGGGGAAAGATAATTTTTCCTGCTGTATACGATAATAACGGGATTATAAATGATCCACTGCTGAATGTAATAGCCGACAAAAATGAGGGAAAGCCGATAAGTAAAAAACCTGTTGCCGGTACTTTACCCAATCGCTTTAAGGCTGAGATTCCCGGTGAATTTAAGCCTGTTGAATGCAGGCAGGCAGTAATAAGTGCCTGGAGAGAAATAGCCGGTGCAGTATGGAATAAGTATATAGAACCAGTGGCTATCTATGGGAAAGGTACTAAAGAAATATGGGAGCGCCAGGTAAATAATTTTTGGGAAGTATCCTGGGTGGTTAGTGATAATGCAGAAAGTGATGATTTACTTGACCGGAGGAAAAATTGGCGCAGTTATGTGCAGGCTGAGGAACCTGGTGATAAATGTACTATCATGGGTAATCTTCAGGAACTTTCAGGTCATACCCGTTCCTTAAATAGTAAAAAACAGGATGAATTTTGGGGGGAACTGCGTAAAAAAGTTAAAGCGTTGGAGTTACGAAAAGATGAGCGGCTCTGTGCCGTGACTATAATCAAACGACTATTCCCCTTTACTGCAAAAACAGTATTGGGGTGGGATGTCCCAACAAGTTACCCCTCAAATTCGAATATCTCGGCAGTTCACTGGGTAGAAAAGGTAATGCAAAATGATACTGAAAAGGTTGTAAATTTTTTAGAATATTCGCGCAATTGCGGCCTGGCTCCGGAAGGCGGTAAACAGTCAGCCCAAATTTACTGCTTGCGGCAGATGCAAAAAGAAAAACCGGAAATAGCGGCGTTTGCAAAATTAAACGGCAATTTGTTTTTTGAAAGCACTTTACAAAATGATAATCTCTGGGATGAAAGTATTAAGGAGCAGAGAAAACATTTAACGAAGTTACTGAAGGAATTTAAGCAGTCGCCCGAACCTTTTTATGCCGTTCTAATAATGGACGGCGACTCTTTAGGGAATTTGCTGCGAATTAATGACAGTGCGGAAGTGAGCCAGGCGTTGTCACGTTTCAATGACATGGTTCCGAAAATACTGGAACAAAATAACGGTGTCCTGGTTTATGCCGGCGGTGATGATGTTCTGGCTCTTTTACCACTGGAAGATGCTATCAAGACAGCAGTAGAAATATCCAGGGCTTATTCCAATAGTTTTAGTGGTAGATTGGCAAATGGGGAGGCTACAATTTCTGCGGGTATTGTTTATGCCCACAACCACGCACCCTTAAAGTCCATATTACAAGAAGCACACCGATTGCTGGATGAAATAGCAAAAGAAGAAACCGGGCGCTCCAGCCTGGCTGTTAGTGTCTGGAAAACTGCCGGCCGGGTATTACAGTGGTCTGCTCCCTGGGAAGTAATAACAAGTGGGGATAGTTGTTTGGTGGATGAATTGGTAGAGGATTTTCGGGGAAAGTCCAGTTATGAGGATCAATACAACAGCTCATTCTTTTATAACCTTCGCAAGCGTTTTGATTGGTTGTCCGGAGACAATAATATTTTAACTTTTGAGGAAGCAGTTGACCTGTTGGCAGCGGAATACCTTAAAAACCGCGGGCGTGAAAATATTGCTGAGGCTACAGCAAAAAGCCGGGTCGAAAAATTATTAATGTTTTGTCGAAGGTTTTTACGCGGGCCTGATGGAGTACAGTCTTTAAATAAACTGAATGTAGACGGGGCCCTTTTAGTTCGTTTTTTGGCCGAAAAGGGGGTTGTGGAATGA
- the cmr4 gene encoding type III-B CRISPR module RAMP protein Cmr4, giving the protein MKSAIIGLLAETSLHPGTEQSTGVVDMPVARESFSGYPVIVGSSMKGALRDMAHRRKLVDEDEIFGKPDKAGAVAVTDARLLLLPVRSMTGHYKWVTCPYILERLQRDRILAGMGGSLEIPRPDKEQAFSSGEENSIFLEELSFKAVKGELTKMVDVIKPLIPHKSVQERLNDQLVIINDDNFAYFAAYGLQVNARNQLNEITKTSMNLWYEETLPPDSLFYFLLISHSDKDNSLDKVKQLFNECPYLQIGGNETVGQGWCAVAWPEKQGGNK; this is encoded by the coding sequence ATGAAAAGTGCAATTATCGGTTTACTGGCGGAAACCAGTCTACATCCGGGTACGGAACAGAGTACCGGTGTAGTGGACATGCCGGTGGCCAGGGAATCATTTAGCGGATACCCTGTTATTGTTGGTTCAAGTATGAAAGGGGCTTTAAGAGATATGGCCCACCGGAGAAAGTTAGTGGATGAGGATGAGATTTTCGGTAAACCGGATAAAGCGGGCGCGGTTGCCGTTACCGATGCCCGGCTCCTGTTGTTACCGGTTCGGTCAATGACCGGGCATTATAAGTGGGTTACCTGCCCGTATATCTTAGAACGCCTTCAGAGGGATAGAATATTAGCAGGGATGGGTGGGTCCTTAGAAATACCGCGACCGGACAAAGAACAGGCCTTTTCATCTGGAGAAGAAAATAGCATATTTTTGGAGGAGTTATCTTTCAAAGCGGTAAAAGGTGAGTTGACTAAAATGGTTGATGTTATTAAACCTTTAATTCCTCATAAGTCTGTACAAGAACGTCTAAATGACCAGTTAGTTATAATTAATGATGACAATTTCGCTTATTTTGCAGCTTATGGTCTACAAGTTAATGCCCGGAACCAGCTGAATGAGATAACAAAAACCAGTATGAATCTATGGTATGAAGAAACCCTGCCACCGGACAGCTTATTTTATTTTCTCCTTATTTCACATAGTGATAAAGATAACTCTTTAGACAAAGTTAAGCAATTGTTTAATGAGTGTCCTTATCTTCAGATTGGTGGGAATGAAACTGTGGGGCAGGGTTGGTGTGCGGTAGCTTGGCCGGAGAAACAGGGGGGTAACAAATGA